DNA sequence from the Saccopteryx leptura isolate mSacLep1 chromosome 4, mSacLep1_pri_phased_curated, whole genome shotgun sequence genome:
CACAGGCCACTCCTGAAAGCTAATTGTGCCTTGTTGTTTTAGCAAGACTTAGGAGAAAGATGATTAGCGAACACAGCAGCCACGAAGGGACACTTCACCACTCGTCTATCAGACTCCCCTTTACAAAACCCTCTGCCTCCGGCTGCCTTCACCTCCGGCTGCCTTCACCTCCAGCTCCCGCCCCCCAACTCCCGCATAATAACTGCTCGATGTCTGCCTTTCAAAGCAGGCGTCCTATTTATTCTTACATACGGATCAGCTCAAAGGGTCTAGAATCTTTCAGGATTATCTGCCTCATTTTGTTTACTTCCTCTTATTCTTGGCCCGCATGTTCTTAAGAAGAGCCTGGCTGCATTTTCTCCTATATTTGAGACCACTGAGGATAAATTAGTAAAGACTACAGACATTATCTCTCTGCTAACCCAAGCTGCTGGCCTTTTAAATGGTTATGTCACTTACGAAAGGCTAACATTTGTTACTTTTAGGTGGTGGACACACACCTGTTGGTTGTattgttctttctcctcctctgcatttttaaaaacaaaagaactaaaataaaaaagttgtatGAAAGGACTCTTGGTGTTCTGCATCGATTATGTTTCTGTTCCTCAGATATGGAGAGGTAGGGGCAGCTACTAGAATTTAAGAAGATCCTCTTGAGATCATGGATTCTAATTTGCACTGCAAGTATCAATGAAATAATAGAATCTAGATGTGTAATTCTTTTTATGCATGGAACTTGATTTTCCCTCCAAATTAAGCCTTCGCCAGCTGTGGATGAGCTACAAGCACAGGCACAAGGAGGCAGCTCGCTTCCATCTGGGGCGGCCGTGGGAACACTCGGTTGGCTTGCTTTTTTaatgaagcaatttttttttaatgaagcaaGCTGTGAATTTAACAGATACCTTAAAACAGCTTCTTTGTAACTAAGCTTTAAGTAACGAAGCAACTGCCCAATTAGCTACCCAAACCAGGAGAAACAGGCAAGCTTCAATAACTGCGGGATCAAGGATTGCTGGACTCTGGTCACCAGGCATGTCAGCTCCACAGCTGGCACCAAGGACGGTGACACAACCCACTCAGAGGCCAGTGGCCGGCCTGTTCAGTGACCTTACCAGAGGTCAAGGAAGAGCTCGGCCAACACAGAGGCAAGTGTGATCCAGTCACTTCAGCTCGCTTACAACAGGAGGGCGATCGTTAGGGTCAGCCTATACTACCCTGAAGGAAAGATATGTCGACAAAAGACAATGCATATAGCATTAGAGGACGCTTTTAAAGGTGGGAGAAATCACCCGACTCTGGACTCTCAGCTGCAAACAGTAAACAGGTGGTGTGAGAGGGTGAAGAGGGCTGGGCGGACGTGAGCAAAAGGCGAGGCCTGGGAAGCTGGAAAGTGCATGTCCCACTTAAAGGCATTCAAAGTCTTAAAAGTTACTTCAATAAGGCACAGCTGTGTGCACGAATGAGGCTGCCAGGAGGTGAggtctgctttattttacagGGGAGGAAGCTGAcgcacaaagaagaaaaatgacttgTTTGGGTTCTCGCtgcaggccggggggggggggggaagaacaggaatcCAAGGCTCCCAGCAGTGAGCCCGGTGCTGTTCCTACTACAGTTCTAGAACGGCAGCCCCAGTTGTGATGTTAAGCCCTGCTGGGGAAGGTCACTGGCAAAGATTTCAGTTAGTGGGACCTTTATTCTGTGGCCCATAAAATAGACAAGGAGTCCCTGCACACACTCCCCTCTGGTACCTGACATTCCCTTTGTCCTTCCTGCTATGTAGCTCTTTCCTCTGCTTTGGGAGGCTTGAGCCCCACGTGGATCGGGTGGGAGCGTGGCCTTAGGTAGCTGGAGCTGGAAGGGAGGGGCCTCATCAGCCTGGAGTGGCGGAGCAGGAAGAACCCCTGACTGCACACCCTGGAGCTCACGTGGAGGCAGTCTGTGGCGGACATGGGCGTGGGAACTGGGAGCTCCTGGTGGATTAAACTAAACCCCTCCACATGCTATTTCACAGACACTGGGATGTGGACTTCCACGCTGTCCCTCTAGAACACAACACGGAGTGGAGGGCAGCCTGAATGTAGGGCCAGGAGACCCGCTTACTTTTTCTCACTGAGGAATCTTGACCTAACATCACCACGGTAAACTTGTTTCTTCACCCGCCAGATGGTTAACAGGAGCTCCCCCTGCCAAGACTGTGGTGAAGTGTTTGCTAGCACAGTGCTCGGATTCCTAAAAGCTTGACCAATACTAGCCGGGCCTGGCTCTTTCTGATTTGGCCTGatctgcccaacccccaaccACACTTCTCTAACTCAGACCAGCGTTTCCCTGCGGAGCCCTGCAGTGCGCATGTGCTCCTCTCTGGTTCCAGCGTACAGAGCTCCCCACCTGCCATGCCTTAAAACCAGACTGATCACTGATGGGGGCGGTGGAATGATTTGCCAGAATCACCGCATTTGCTGTGTTGCCAGTTTGTGTTATACGAAAGCCCTGTCCAATTAATTGAGTCTGTCTTAAACTGTCCTCAACAGGCAAGGGGTCAGTTTCTATGACTTACAACCATAGGCCAAGAACATGATATATAGTTTGCaattgggggaggagaggatctCCATCCATTTATTTAATGAGCAGGTGCTTCTTGACTGCGTGTCACATGCAGTGATTATGGGCTAGTCACCTTACTCACTGGGCTGCACTCACGAGTTGGAATAAAGAGAGGAGCTTGTCCGCCTTCTTTTGAAGAACGGAATAGGTGCTCCTCATGCCTGGGAAGCTCCTCGAATCAGTTTATATCCCCTAAGGTGTCATCCCCTAATTACCCCAGTGGTCCAAGGGCTTGCTGATGAAAATGAATACGCTAAAACCAAAAGCTCACATTTTTCCTTAAATGAATATATTGaatcaaaaccaaacaaaaccccCAACAATGAGAGTCTAGCAATGTCCCCATCTACGTCTGATCTGTACCCATCAGGAGGGTTGAAATGAAGTCTTCAATCTACTAAATAGCCAAGGTACAGAGTGGTTTCCCCACAGCAGTGCATCCCTGCTCCCTGCTGTGCTGCAGATCCCGCTGAATCTAGGGCATGTGGCAGGGCCATTTTCCTCCAGCGACTTAGAAAAAGAACGCTAAATAAGAGGTTTGAAAAAAGATTCCTAATCCTCACCCCCCTCGCCTTATATCCCATTGTCCAGAGTGATCAATATGCAGAAAAACACCCAGTTTCAATTTAGTCAAACCTCTGATTCACAGGGAACAGCTTTTAGTTGTTCAGACAATTCTTATCAGTCAGGTGGGTTTATGTGAAGGAAACAGAAAGATGGAAACCTACATAATCACTCCCTCTGAAAAATCGCCCTGTCTCCCTGATTGGAGGAAGAGCAGATCCCCGGCAGCCTCTCCTCCAGATtcttgtaccccccccccccctttcctggcTGTTTCATCTGAAGCACAGCATCCATGAGCTGATCTATTACTTCACCAGTTTCCCGGGCAAGGCTGGGTGTTACTGATGCATGTCTTAGGAAAGTCGGGGGCATCTACTCCCATCAGCAGAAACTGATGTTGCAAGCATGCAATCTGCACACAGTAAGATGGACTTCCCTGGCAAACTGCTCAGTTAGATGTGTAATCGTGGCCGCAGGCTGGAGCCGAGGCACGTGATTTTGGGAAACGAGTCATggtatttttattgctttattccaTTTTACCCTTATAAAAGAATGGTATCAGAGTTCAACTTAGAAATGAGGAAAACTAAAAATGAGCAGGAAAGAGACCATAAAACCACCCAGGCTGGTCATTTAGGGAATCCTTTTATGGTTGATGGATGTCTGTTGACTGCATTCTACCAGGTCATTATTCTTGGGGATAATTCACCTCGCAAACCGCCACATCTTCAACAAGAAATATGTAGTCTTCTGAGAGAAGTGCCAGCTGTGTAGGTGGGAAACACGTGTGTGTCATATTTGCTCTTCCTTCTGGCTCAGCCTAGTTTGAATGTTTTCCTTTTGAGCTTTACCTTGTTGGACACAGTCTCTATGAGATTTGCATTAGCTGGACTGTAGAGGAAATTCACGCACATCTGAATAAACCAGATGATCATGATGGAGCTCTTGGGTTGAAACTTGCTTACTTAGCAACAAGAAAATATTTAGGGTATAAAATTGGCAATGAACTTACCAAATGAGACTAAAGTCTGGCCATGTAGGCAGGCAAGTAAGTAGACGGtaagtagacacacacacacacacacacacacacacacaatcaacttACTAaggtataaattatatattatacaatgtATCCTTTTAAGTGCATTTTTTGCACAAGAACAATAGGCTTGGACCTTTAACCTTATAGAGCCTCCCAGGGAGAGCTCCTAGCTCGCCTTCCATCTACTGCAGCTCAGAGAAACTGAGCCACTGCCCCCACCCAGATGGAGGTGACGCTCACTTTGGGGGTGCTAATAAAAACCAGCCCCCTGATTTGGCCATTATGAATAAAAATCAGCCttttgtggggagggggacaaaagaCTTGATGTAGCAGCCCATGTACAGATGCCAGCTGGGTTCCTGACCTGTTAAAAGTGTAGCCCCAGCTGCTGGCCgcagggagtgagggaggggcgTGGAGGGGAAGTGTCCTCGGATGGTGTTACGGCGGGATAAAGGCTGTGCTGGCGAAGGACTGAGCTTACTGCAGAGTGGGAGTCTGAGGTGCTCAAGGAGTTCCGACCACTGTTCATGTCTGGGTGCTGACAAAATTACAAAATGACTTTTTCATCCGCATCCTCTAGCAACGGGAGCTGTTATTACCCCATTGATTGTAAAATTAAATGTTATGGAATTTTCTTGCTTTAATGAGAAGGCAGATCCAACTAGTAAATAAAGTAATGATTAAAGCAATTAAAAGAGTGAAAATGAGAAACAAAGTAATGAAACATTTAATGCTTATCCCAAACTGGCAGGTTTTAATGATTTACTGAAAAGATTCATGTCTATCTGGAGGTAAATGCATGGCGAAGCAATGCTCTCTGTGCATCAACCTTCCCTTTGCTAAGGGGAGAAGTCAATTAGTAATGTCATCTGTTTAAACATTTCCTGCACCTGGTTCTCATTTGCCCTCCAGCTGGGAAACCAAAGACAACCTTGTTTTATTGCTTGTGGTCAGACAGCAAGTTCATTTTGCCCTGGGATGATCAAACGGCCGGCCTCCCCTGGCCGGGGAGGGTTTGCCTTTCACTTTCAACTTGTTCAATCATTATTAAGTCTGAAAAATGTCACATTCCATTTGCGCAATGGAAGTTTCACCACCAGCGACCGTTTGGGCGAAGTTTCCGTCCGCGAAGCCCTAAATCTTGCAGCGTACCTCACACATTTTCAAGGTCATTTGctttgtttcctcatttaaatGACAGTTGCCTAAGATCCTGGAGACTGTCTGCGGCCTGACACAGGCAACTCTGAAGAAATATCTCTGTGTGGGTACGTTCCCCTTACTGAGAGTCTGTGGGTCCCCTGGGAGTTACGGCATTGGTGTAATCTGAGATAATCTAAAGTGTGTGCACacgagtacacacacacacacacacacacacacacacacacacacacacacacacacacacactgtctcacTCTGGGAAACCAGCTGCTCTGGGGAAGCTACCATATCAACTTGGGGAAGTTCCAAAACATTTCTAGAAAGGAGAAATAGGCTTCTTTTTAGCTTTTGCCATTGGGCTCGAGGAATGTTCACCTCCTTTGTTTATCATTTCATTCTATCTCCTCCTCTGCAGAGAAGCCCTGACATGTAAATCCCAGTGAATGTGGCAAAGGGCCAAACCCCTGATGGGCACTCTATAAATATGAATTCTGAAAGTGGTTGTCAAGCAGCAAGATGGCTAAATTAAGAGGGCATTTGATCTGGAGTCTTAAAAAAAAGCATAGAGTTTACTGGGGCAAGTCAAATAAATTTGTGCCATTTGGCAAGCAAGTCATAGTTAAAAACAGGCCTCAGTTACAGGTCCTGATTAAAATTTCAAGGTTAAACCCAAgagaatacatgtatatatacacaaagcTCTCCGGAGCCGTGAGTGCCGAGGCGCTAACATACTGTTTTAAATGGTCTCCCAGAAGGGCTTCTTGATTTCCAGCTTTAGTTTAATACCACAGTTTTGCTGGGTCAGCTGTTGAAATAAGGAGGCGGTTACCGGTAGGTCTGGATTATAGGCACAACGTCTGGGGTCTTTTTCataatgtattagaatgtttaTTGTTGCCAAGATCCAATTTTTAATTGACTAGTAGAAATTGAAGATAGGAGAGTGGACAGAAATAGTCCAATGATATTTTCCAATTCCCCCAGTTAATACAAGACCAGACCCTTAGTCTATAGAAGAATCATGTGGCCActaaaacataaaagagaatgTCCTGGGCTGACATTTTAATGGCTGGGTTAACAAcaccacctttaaaaaaaagattctaatgCTAGGTTAttagttgaaaaaaaattgtgtataaTTTCCtaggaaagattttttaaaattcagatactGTGTATGTATGTACCCAGTATTCATCCAAGTGCTTAATAAAcatcaactcatttaattctcatggtACTTCCAAGAGGTCAGGTAACTTACCGAAGGTCACGGAACTATTCAAACCACCAGGCACCTTAATTTTTTCATAAAGACCCCTCAGAATTAGGCCCACTGATGTGTTGCTTCAAGGTGGGCAGATGGGGTGTAAAGAGAAAAGTGACTGCTTGCTCCACTTCACAGGGACAGAAAGATGGAGATCAAGTCTCTAAACCTCCCCTTTGCCTCAcactggtttcttctcctgtctcCACCTCGTGGAGGTTAGCTCTGCTGCGGCTCCTGAGTGAGTTAGTGCgctgtctctgtctgtgtcacgcatgcgcgtgcgcgcacacacacacattctcacacAGCTATTCCCGTGCTTCAGTGAAGCTGCACAGCATTTGTGATCTGGGCATAAAAGCAGACATCATCTGCTCATTAGAGCTAAGTTCTCAGGACGTGCCCCAATTACTGACCTCCATTACCGGCCTGGGTTTGCGCTCCAGTGAAAACTTGAAGTGGCAGAGTTCACAGTAGTTGGTGTTGGAGGCCGACAGCCAGTGCTCCAGGCAGCTCCGATGAATTGTCCCCAAGGTCCCCGTGCATTCACAGGGCGAGAGCAAGTCCTCCTGGCTGCTGCCCTCGTGGCAGATCCTGCACATCGGCCGGTCATTGAAGGGGCTGCAAGAGAAGGAGGGGCACCGCTGGTCACTGGGCGGGAAACCACTGCCACGCGGACGGTCCTCTGGCTCTGTGTCCTCAGACCCTCCCCAGTGGCAGCTGCTCAGAAGAGACACCTGCTTCAAAACCCTAGCTCTACACTTGTACTTGGCAATGGAGGCCAGTGCCACGGTCCTGGAGCATCTACTTTTACCAATACAGAGAAATAGAAAGTAGCCTGGGGCCGGAAGTGAGTGGAAAGAAGCAACATGTTACTTCAGCCCTTGGTACAGATGTAATTCAGGCAAactcccaattaaaaaataaaaaccatcccTCGCCATGAAGTgcagaaattgttttaaaatgacaCCAATTGTAATTTCTAGACAAATTGTGTCTTTTGAACCTGGCCAGGACACTTTTCAATACCCAGAGATGCCCATCGTCCCTCCTTCAATAGCGTGGGAGACATGTTACCTGGCTGCCAGCGCCCGGAGCTGCCACTCAGCACAAAGCTGGGTAGCAGGTCGGCCCTTTGAACTCTCCTAGGATGCTAAGGACACTAGGCTGAAAGGAGTAATGAGTATGTTTGACCAAGGTGGCCTCAGTCTAGAACTCTGCCTTTACTTTGGAAAAACCACGCCAGCACGTTTTCTGCAGGCACCGGGTATAGCGGCTCATGGGGCAGGCTCTGGAGTCCAGCTACTGGGCTCGGTCACCAGCTCTGCTGCCTACCAGCTGCCTAGCTTTTTCtgtacttcagttttctcatctctacagTAGGTACAAAGATTGGTGCCTTCCTCATCCGGTGATTGTGAGGATGAGAAAAGACAGCTTAGACAAGGGACCAGCATGTAGTAAATGCCAGGTTAATGCTAACTATTTTCATTCGCAGAAATATTCAGGCCAGGGAAAATCAAATTACATGGCCATAAATCAGTGGCCAATGGAAGGGTCAAACAAAGATGACCTCATTTCTCCATGGCTACTGTGTCCCGTCAGAGGACTACCTCTTTCTGAGCGATGTTTTTATACTGTGTGAGCTCTCCTTTCCTGGGCAATAGACATTAAAATATGTCATCCATGGTGCGTGCCAACCTGAGGACCAGCCTCTTCTCCTGCTCTCCCCTGTCACTTCCAGTCCCCCAAAGACAATACTGACCCAGGCTCTTGCCCAGCACTCCCTGACACCATCTTTGGTCTAAATGGAAATAGCCATGTAAACACTACTGTTTCCCACAGGCCTTTCAGGGGACGATCCTGGGAATGAGTGAAGGGTGAAAggggattaaaagagaaaaggacatCTTCCTCACTTGCCTAAAAGACATGTTCATGCTCAGTGGCAGGAAACACAAGTTTAGAGTTgattttttctctcattattcCTGGCCTCCTTCATTTACATTGAGCCACTTGCATGTAGAATCGTAAAACTGACTAGTTTACATTACTACGTGGTGGGAGAACATGTAAAAgtggcatgcacacacacacacacacacacacgtgcacacggtGGTTCACGAGGCTCATTTTAACTCTGCAACCTGTTCTTCCCAATCAACCAAGGGGTTTGATGAATCCATGGGTGACAGGTATCTGTCTCAGTTCACAGATGAGCAATGACGCTCATCAATTGTTAGAAGCTTTCCCAAAggtgcaaaaatatatattaactaccCCCGCTCTACTTCTCCCCTTGGCAACAGCAGCACAAATTAAACGGACAGTGTTTACAACACGCATgggtgtgtgtgtccatgtgtggCAGATACCACGTGCATGCCGGCGGCAACAGCAAATGCGGTGGTGCCACCAGCCGTCCTGCAGCGGGCACACGTCCGGAGATGTGGACCTGCATCTGCGCTGGATGGGTTGGCTCGATTGCTCAGACCAAGGTAAGCGGTCAGGGTATGAGTGACTGACACAAATTTCAGGGTCAGAAGTGTCAGGGCTGATATTCAGAGGCAAGTCCAGTGCTGATATACATGTTATATTCATAGGTCAACGCCCCCTTACCTATTTTTGAAAGAAAGCTGGAGAAGCCAAGGCGTACTTATTGGACAGGCAGCCTGCAGCTCTCAACCTGCCACCGGGCAGCAACAGCACAAGGGACCTCCAGGGACAAAGCTCTGGCCTGGATAAGCCATCTCTGGGCTGTTGAAGCCTTAAGCTTTGCTTTGGTTCATCACTCAGGGGAGACAAGCTGTGGGGGCTTTAACAACAGCATGCTTCATGGGGTAGGGTGTGTATGAAGGGCCCTGGGTTCCGGGGGCCCATGAGGAGCAACGGAGGGAGCAACAGAAGAGGCCCCCAAGTGGGGATGTACAGAGAAGAGACTCGCCCAGCCAGGAAGTGGCCCCGTCAGTGCTCCTATCAGGCAGTGCTGACCGGCTTGCACACCAGGACTGTCCCTTCAAAAGTTTTGCCCACGAATCCAATCAGTTTGACTCAGCCACCTGAAATCAGGTGCCCCCTTCATTCTATTCTAACAAATGGTCACATTTGTTAGGGCCTGGAGACAATGAGTGTGTTTACTGTTGCTATGTCAAAATGAATGTAAAGCAAGGGGCCCTGTGTCCTGTGGGATCCTTCCCTGCCTGGCTCTCTCTGCAAGTATGACTTTAAGTGGAAAAGTGGACAATGTGAATTTTTAGCTTTATACCTTATTGCTATAGAAACAGAACTTGTGtagtctccacccctccccctagtaCTTCCTCTCACCTGACACAAAGACCTGAGCATGAATCACATGCTTTTTAGCATTTTCCATCTGACAGGGCATTGTTTGGATCAatcacacatatatttattttcattttaattgtggTACTACCTCTGGGTGGCAAGAGTCCGCACTACTGTTGACAGCAGCTGCCCATCCTTGGCAGAAACTTGCATGACATACTGCGGCTGTCCATTTGCTAGGCTGCCACAGTCCTCCACGGTCTTCACCACCGGCGCATCGGAGGAGCTGGTGCAGTCTGGCAGCACTTCGGGCAGGTGACTGCAGCGGCTGGTTGTCATGGTAACAGACAGCAATTACTCTGCTAATGGCTTCCACATTCATACAGGATTTCCATCTACGAGAGATCAGAAAACAGTTTACTTGGGCAGGGTGGTTAATAGGAAATGAAGAATTATACGCTACCAACATCATCATgtcattatttaatataaataacagGGTAGCCTAGATGTGGCGCATTAACTTGTGACCACTTAatatgcgcacgcacacacacagaaccCACAAGAAACAGCGGATGTGGTTATGAACAAGACAACGAGCATGTCAGGGTACATAAACATTTAGGATCCCTGttctgggagaggggagagaatgatGGCTCCAAAGCCGGATCTGAAGACAAGATAAGCAGCTCTCCCGTTCTGCACCAGAGAAGCAATAAGTCTTTGTTGACACTTTCTAAAAGTTACTAGAATCATTATTACTGATCGCAACTATTTCTTCTTGTAAGCAATTTATCCTCCATGTGGCTTCATTTTGAgatactaatattttttaaaaaggagagaaagaaaaaaaaatataaaagcaaatctGGCCAAGTAGCACCTTGAAGGGCAATATTTGCCAAACATGAATCATTCAATTAACGTACCACCATACAGACTTTTGCCACATCTGATTCATAATACAATGATCTATTTATGGCTTGAAAGTTCacgacttttaaaaatttagcctATTTTAGCATGAAGTAAAGTTATTTATGAAATGATGAGCTGGATGATCTTGTTATATATCTTCCTCATAAACATTACAATAAACATACTGGtattgagttttgtttgtttatgcacTACCTAAAGTCCATGAACACAGCATTGTCATAGAATGGGAGACACTGATGAATGAAATCTCTActgcttattaaaaataatccatTCTTAATGACAGCCTTTCCTCCCTGATACACAATCATGCAGACTGCTAGGAATTCTGTGTCTGATCTGCGTCGTGTGAGATTGAACCTGACCTCAAGTTCAGAGCAGTCAGGCCCACTGGAGTAAGAAACCTCACTACATTCAAACTAATTCTGCATGTGACGTGTAAGAAAGAGAGGGCTTTACAGAAACTTGCAGGAGGAATTATTTCTGTCTAAAGGTGATATGACAGTTTTACAGTTCATACAGACTATTTCTGCCCAGCCTGCTAACCTCAAGCTCCTGAGCCCAACATGGCCTAGTGGGAGGCAGGACTGGTTGACAGACTGAGCCCATGGTCAGTAACCAGTCTGGTGGCCAAAGCCTCACATCTAAAAGAATCACCCCCCAACCTCAAGAGGATTGTTGGAACTTCTCAAAGTGTTCTTTGCGCCCAGATATTTGTCTCTACTTATTACACTTCACTTGACTCTTAAAGGTCTGGAAAACAGGATCTTcccaattttcaaaaaaaatgtgcATCAACTGGACATTCTTAGGATGAGAACACAGTGTTTCCAGATGAACTGGGCTGACACTGCCCCTCCCAACAAGCACATGTCAAGTAGGCCTGACCATCAGAGACAACTGATGGGAACTGAATCCCTTTCTTATTGCAGAGGTCTGGCTCAGCATGCTGCCTTTCCCGTGCTCCTTGGCTGCCATGAGTCCCCTCAGGGTCTGAGGTCAGGCCTCTCCGATGAGCCTTTTGGGACCTTGTAGTGGTGAGAGGGCTGTGGACACCAGCTCTGTTCTGTGGCTTGATgtgagggcaggggcagggctgccCCTTCCATGCCATTGTCACGCCTCTGGTGGGCTTTTTAATCACCAGGTACTGAGCTTTCAAAGAACACAATGAGATAATCAGCtagtatagtttttctttttaaatagaagttgttaattttttttgaatattgcAAAAGCAAGATTGATATGTTATGG
Encoded proteins:
- the MARCHF3 gene encoding E3 ubiquitin-protein ligase MARCHF3 isoform X1 — its product is MTTSRCSHLPEVLPDCTSSSDAPVVKTVEDCGSLANGQPQYVMQVSAKDGQLLSTVVRTLATQSPFNDRPMCRICHEGSSQEDLLSPCECTGTLGTIHRSCLEHWLSASNTNYCELCHFKFSLERKPRPVMEWFRNPGPQHEKRTLFGDLVCFLFITPLATISGWLCLRGAVDHLHFSSRLEAVGLIALTVALFTIYLFWTLVSFRYHCRLYNEWRRTNQKVILHIPKSDNVPSNQQSLLGLPSVKRNSKETIV
- the MARCHF3 gene encoding E3 ubiquitin-protein ligase MARCHF3 isoform X2, with translation MTTSRCSHLPEVLPDCTSSSDAPVVKTVEDCGSLANGQPQYVMQVSAKDGQLLSTVVRTLATQSPFNDRPMCRICHEGSSQEDLLSPCECTGTLGTIHRSCLEHWLSASNTNYCELCHFKFSLERKPRPVMEWFRNPGPQHEKRTLFGDLVCFLFITPLATISGWLCLRGAVDHLHFSSRLEAVGLIALTVALFTIYLFWTLVPLSIVQRMASDQSKGDSPHSKV